In Aedes albopictus strain Foshan chromosome 3, AalbF5, whole genome shotgun sequence, the following are encoded in one genomic region:
- the LOC134291821 gene encoding uncharacterized protein LOC134291821, whose translation MNHLKSILTVLVFLVTFERSTAIWCYRCTSATPGCGEDFNWRGIGYLGDPCPEDDDICVKVIERKGVVQTITRECLSALKGFRTDLPADKYEGCRPAAKDEQLAHYVNNSIKELDVKRDHFPQTSFCFCFLDHRCNGTVGLSGVSTWKVALAVMAVGAVVRRLTM comes from the exons ATGAATCACCTGAAATCGATTCTCACTGTGCTAGTGTTTCTGGTTACGTTTGAACGAA GTACTGCCATTTGGTGCTATCGCTGCACGTCGGCCACACCCGGATGCGGCGAGGATTTCAACTGGCGTGGAATCGGCTACCTGGGCGATCCCTGCCCCGAGGATGACGACATCTGCGTCAAGGTGATCGAAAGGAAGGGCG TGGTGCAAACCATTACGCGCGAATGTCTAAGTGCACTGAAGGGCTTCCGAACGGACCTTCCGGCGGACAAGTACGAGGGTTGTCGTCCGGCCGCCAAGGATGAACAGTTGGCCCATTATGTGAACAATTCCATCAAGGAACTGGATGTCAAGAGGGACCACTTCCCACAGACGTCGTTCTGTTTTTGCTTTTTGGATCATCGATGCAACGGAACGGTGGGATTGAGCGGAGTATCAACGTGGAAGGTGGCACTTGCAGTGATGGCTGTGGGAGCGGTGGTTCGGCGATTGACAATGTAG
- the LOC134289627 gene encoding NADH-cytochrome b5 reductase 2 isoform X1: MAVTVNQVVPVAVGVLVVVAGAVIANYLLNSGKKGKSKSGQKDDSSSKKPSGQLRTLVDPQEKYMLPLIEKEEISHDTRRFRFGLTSGKHVLGLPVGQHIHLSATINEELVIRAYTPVSCDDDHGFVDLVVKVYKKGVHPKFPEGGKMSQYLESLAIGDRITFRGPSGRLQYLGNGKFSIKKLRKDPAQIYQADKVSLIAGGTGITPMLQLVREVLKHADTDKTKLSMIFANQTEDDILLKPELDDLAARYPDQFKLWYTLDRPKPEWTQGQGFISADMIKEHLFEPSDNTLVLMCGPPPMVNYACIPALEKLGYQMDRTFAY; the protein is encoded by the exons ATGGCTGTCACGGTAAATCAG GTCGTCCCGGTGGCGGTCGGCGTTCTGGTGGTAGTCGCCGGCGCAGTCATTGCCAACTATCTGCTCAACAGTGGCAAGAAAGGCAAAAGCAAGTCCGGCCAAAAGGATGACTCCAGCAGCAAGAAGCCATCCGGCCAGCTGCGAACTCTTGTTGATCCGCAGGAGAAGTACATGCTGCCGCTGATCGAGAAGGAGGAAATCTCCCACGACACCCGTCGGTTCCGGTTCGGGCTTACCTCCGGTAAGCACGTTCTGGGACTTCCGGTCGGTCAGCATATTCACCTGTCGGCTACTATCAATGAAGAGCTGGTGATCCGTGCGTACACGCCGGTTTCGTGCGACGACGATCACGGCTTTGTGGATTTGGTCGTTAAGGTGTACAAGAAGGGGGTGCATCCGAAGTTCCCCGAAGGTGGCAAGATGTCCCAGTACCTGGAGAGCTTGGCAATTGGCGACAGGATTACGTTCCGTGGTCCGTCCGGACGGTTGCAGTACCTGGGCAATGGCAAGTTCTCGATCAAGAAGCTACGTAAGGACCCGGCGCAAATCTACCAAGCCGATAAGGTCAGCTTGATTGCTG GTGGTACTGGTATTACTCCCATGCTCCAATTGGTTCGCGAAGTCCTGAAGCACGCTGATACGGACAAGACCAAGCTCTCCATGATCTTTGCCAATCAG ACCGAAGATGACATCCTGCTGAAACCAGAACTGGACGACTTGGCCGCTCGCTATCCGGATCAGTTCAAACTGTGGTACACCCTGGACCGACCAAAACCCGAGTGGACCCAGGGCCAGGGCTTCATCAGCGCCGACATGATCAAGGAGCACCTGTTTGAACCGTCCGATAATACCCTGGTGCTGATGTGTGGACCCCCACCGATGGTCAACTACGCTTGCATTCCGGCACTGGAGAAGCTGGGCTACCAGATGGATCGTACCTTTGCGTACTAA
- the LOC134289627 gene encoding NADH-cytochrome b5 reductase 2 isoform X2 — protein MTDFDVVPVAVGVLVVVAGAVIANYLLNSGKKGKSKSGQKDDSSSKKPSGQLRTLVDPQEKYMLPLIEKEEISHDTRRFRFGLTSGKHVLGLPVGQHIHLSATINEELVIRAYTPVSCDDDHGFVDLVVKVYKKGVHPKFPEGGKMSQYLESLAIGDRITFRGPSGRLQYLGNGKFSIKKLRKDPAQIYQADKVSLIAGGTGITPMLQLVREVLKHADTDKTKLSMIFANQTEDDILLKPELDDLAARYPDQFKLWYTLDRPKPEWTQGQGFISADMIKEHLFEPSDNTLVLMCGPPPMVNYACIPALEKLGYQMDRTFAY, from the exons ATGACCGACTTTGAT GTCGTCCCGGTGGCGGTCGGCGTTCTGGTGGTAGTCGCCGGCGCAGTCATTGCCAACTATCTGCTCAACAGTGGCAAGAAAGGCAAAAGCAAGTCCGGCCAAAAGGATGACTCCAGCAGCAAGAAGCCATCCGGCCAGCTGCGAACTCTTGTTGATCCGCAGGAGAAGTACATGCTGCCGCTGATCGAGAAGGAGGAAATCTCCCACGACACCCGTCGGTTCCGGTTCGGGCTTACCTCCGGTAAGCACGTTCTGGGACTTCCGGTCGGTCAGCATATTCACCTGTCGGCTACTATCAATGAAGAGCTGGTGATCCGTGCGTACACGCCGGTTTCGTGCGACGACGATCACGGCTTTGTGGATTTGGTCGTTAAGGTGTACAAGAAGGGGGTGCATCCGAAGTTCCCCGAAGGTGGCAAGATGTCCCAGTACCTGGAGAGCTTGGCAATTGGCGACAGGATTACGTTCCGTGGTCCGTCCGGACGGTTGCAGTACCTGGGCAATGGCAAGTTCTCGATCAAGAAGCTACGTAAGGACCCGGCGCAAATCTACCAAGCCGATAAGGTCAGCTTGATTGCTG GTGGTACTGGTATTACTCCCATGCTCCAATTGGTTCGCGAAGTCCTGAAGCACGCTGATACGGACAAGACCAAGCTCTCCATGATCTTTGCCAATCAG ACCGAAGATGACATCCTGCTGAAACCAGAACTGGACGACTTGGCCGCTCGCTATCCGGATCAGTTCAAACTGTGGTACACCCTGGACCGACCAAAACCCGAGTGGACCCAGGGCCAGGGCTTCATCAGCGCCGACATGATCAAGGAGCACCTGTTTGAACCGTCCGATAATACCCTGGTGCTGATGTGTGGACCCCCACCGATGGTCAACTACGCTTGCATTCCGGCACTGGAGAAGCTGGGCTACCAGATGGATCGTACCTTTGCGTACTAA